The Miscanthus floridulus cultivar M001 chromosome 7, ASM1932011v1, whole genome shotgun sequence genome includes a region encoding these proteins:
- the LOC136463919 gene encoding L-type lectin-domain containing receptor kinase SIT1-like, protein MGQTNRKPRIMRHIPLLLFLTLHRLRLAAATAVDQFTFDGFAGRNVTLDGTAAVTPNGLLMLTNGTTLLKGHAFYPSPLRFRHDAASGDGAVRSFSAAYVFGIVSEYADLSSPGLAFVVAKSTDFSTAALQSQYMGLANAADNGNATNHFLAVELDTIVNAEFGDMSNNHVGVNVNGLVSVVADNAGYYDDGTGAFRNMSLLNRTAAQVWVDFDARTSLVNITMAPLELPKPRKPLLSTAVNLSAIVDGSEAYVGFSSSTGVVASRHYVLAWSFRMDGPAPPLNISRLPALPVTITKPDPSKILKIVLPIASAAFVSALAVVVLLIRRRRHKYAELREEWEVMFGPHRFSYKDLFHATKGFCDEHLLGIGGFGRVYRGVLPVSRTEVAVKKVSHESRQGIKEFVAEVVTIGQLRHRNLVQLLGYCRRKGELLLIYDYMPNGSLDKFLHNQNSLVLSWGQRLRIIKGVASSMLYLHEDWEQVVLHRDIKASNVLIDAEMNARLGDFGLARLYDHGTDPHTTHVIGTRGYLAPELGHTGRASKASDVFAFGVFMLEVSCGRRPVVQDEHGDHRLLLDWVFQHWRQGTITDAVDPRLHGDFAVEDASRVLKLSLLCSHPLPGARPGIRQIVQFLDGSMPLPELSETHLSFDLQALMQNQALKAHSSSSAVAGNISDIPAAR, encoded by the coding sequence ATGGGGCAGACCAATCGCAAGCCAAGAATCATGCGCCACATTCCATTGCTTCTCTTCCTGACACTCCATCGCCTTCGtctggcggcggcgacggcggttgACCAATTTACCTTCGACGGCTTCGCCGGCAGGAACGTCACGCTCGACGGCACGGCTGCAGTCACCCCAAACGGTCTCCTCATGCTGACCAACGGCACGACGCTGCTCAAGGGCCACGCCTTCTACCCTTCCCCTCTGCGGTTCCGCCACGACGCGGCGAGCGGCGACGGCGCCGTGCGGTCCTTCTCGGCCGCCTACGTGTTCGGCATCGTCAGCGAGTACGCCGACCTCAGCAGCCCCGGGCTGGCCTTCGTGGTGGCCAAGAGCACCGACTTCTCGACGGCGGCGCTGCAGAGCCAGTACATGGGCCTGGCCAACGCGGCCGACAACGGCAATGCCACCAACCACTTCCTGGCCGTGGAGCTGGACACCATCGTCAACGCCGAGTTCGGGGACATGAGCAACAACCACGTCGGCGTCAACGTGAACGGCCTCGTGTCCGTGGTCGCGGACAACGCGGGCTACTACGACGACGGCACCGGTGCGTTCCGGAACATGAGCCTGCTGAACCGCACGGCGGCGCAGGTGTGGGTGGACTTCGACGCGCGCACCTCGTTGGTCAACATCACCATGGCTCCCCTCGAGCTGCCCAAGCCCAGGAAGCCGCTGCTCTCCACCGCAGTGAACCTCTCGGCGATCGTCGACGGATCAGAAGCCTACGTTGGCTTCTCGTCGTCCACCGGCGTCGTCGCCAGCCGCCACTATGTGCTCGCGTGGAGCTTCAGGATGGACGGGCCGGCACCGCCGCTAAACATATCGAGGCTGCCAGCCTTGCCGGTGACGATCACCAAACCTGATCCGTCAAAGATACTCAAGATAGTGTTACCGATAGCATCGGCGGCATTCGTGTCGGCGCTGGCTGTCGTCGTCCTTCtgatccggcggcggcggcacaagTACGCGGAGCTTAGAGAGGAATGGGAGGTCATGTTTGGGCCGCACCGATTCTCATACAAGGATCTGTTCCATGCCACCAAAGGTTTCTGTGACGAACACCTGCTTGGCATCGGCGGATTCGGGAGGGTCTACAGGGGAGTGCTACCTGTGTCCAGGACAGAGGTTGCGGTGAAGAAGGTGTCCCATGAGTCGAGGCAGGGAATAAAGGAGTTCGTCGCGGAGGTGGTCACCATTGGCCAACTCCGGCACCGGAACCTTGTCCAGCTGCTTGGCTACTGCCGGCGCAAGGGTGAGCTGCTGCTAATCTACGACTACATGCCAAACGGTAGCCTCGACAAGTTCTTGCACAATCAAAACAGTCTTGTTTTGAGCTGGGGCCAGAGGCTACGAATCATCAAAGGCGTCGCATCCAGCATGCTATACCTCCATGAGGATTGGGAGCAAGTCGTCTTGCATCGAGACATCAAGGCGAGCAACGTGCTCATCGACGCCGAGATGAACGCAAGGCTAGGCGACTTTGGCCTGGCGAGGCTGTATGACCATGGCACCGACCCGCACACCACGCACGTGATTGGAACAAGGGGGTACCTTGCTCCGGAGCTTGGGCACACCGGCAGGGCATCCAAGGCGTCCGACGTGTTCGCCTTCGGCGTGTTCATGCTAGAGGTCAGCTGCGGCCGGCGGCCGGTCGTGCAAGATGAGCACGGCGACCACCGCTTGCTGCTGGACTGGGTGTTCCAGCACTGGCGCCAAGGGACGATCACCGACGCCGTTGACCCGCGCCTCCACGGTGACTTCGCCGTCGAAGATGCGAGCCGGGTGCTGAAGCTGAGCTTGCTATGCTCGCACCCGTTGCCCGGTGCGCGCCCTGGCATTCGGCAGATCGTCCAGTTCTTGGATGGCAGCATGCCGCTCCCGGAGCTGTCGGAAACTCACCTAAGCTTCGACTTGCAGGCTCTGATGCAAAACCAGGCGTTGAAGGCGCACTCTTCGTCATCTGCCGTAGCTGGCAACATCTCTGACATCCCTGCAGCGAGATGA